In the genome of Carassius carassius chromosome 12, fCarCar2.1, whole genome shotgun sequence, the window CATGATTACATGCACCTTGTCTGTCTTGGGGTAGTGCGGAGACTGTTGGATTTATGGATTGCATCAGGGCCTTTGCTATCCCGCTTGTCTTCTCATCAGATAAAGCTTATCTCTAGTGCACTCGTAGGCTTAAGAGGTTTCATTCCTACGGACTTCGCTCGTAAACCAAGGGGGCTTTCAGAAAGACTCCGGTGGAAAGCCACAGAGTTGCGACAGTTCTTGTTGTACACGGGGCCAGTGGTTCTCCAAAATGTGCTGTCGGGTTCAGTCTACAACAATTTCATGTTGTTATCAGTTGCCATTTTCATCCTTGCAAGTCCTTCATTGTCTGCAGATCTTCATGACTTTGCAAACACATTACTTGTGTCATTTGTGACACATTTTGGCAAACTGTATGGTCCAGAATTTGTCACTTACAATCTTCACGGACTAACCCATCTTTCTGAGGATGTTCGAATACATGGAAATCTTGACCTAATATCCGGATTTCCATTTGAGGATTATCTAGGTAAGATGAAAAAGATGATAAGAACCCCGCATCATCCACTAGCCCAGGTTATTCGGCGAATCTCTGAAATGGATCCTTTTACAGGAAATGATGAAGCTTCACATGGAAAGAGAAGGTTGCAGAAGGAGCATGATTCTGGCCCACTTCCACCCTCTATGATGAACATATCTGTACTTCAGTTCCAGGAGCTTGTCATAGGTGGTACCAAAATAGATGCATCCAGCGAGGGAGACAGATGTGTTAAGATTGGTGGCTGCATTGCTTTGATTGACAATATCCTTCAGTGTCAGGACAAAATATATATTGTCTTCAGAGAATATGAATTAATGGAACCATTTTTTGAGTATCCTCTGAGTTCATGTGATTTGGGCATCTACCTGGTTGGAAAAATATCATCGAGGCTGAAAACCATTGAGTTAATTGACCATGTTGAGAAGTATGTGAGGTTGCCGAATCAAGACAAATTTGTTGCAGTGCCATTGCTGCACTTGTGCCACTGATTTCATTTAGCCCTTTCTtattgtgcagtttttttttaagcttagcTCTCCCCTTTTCTTAAAAGGGCTTTGCAAAATTCATTTAAACTGAACAAAGTTCACTTAATTTTCATCAAGCTTTGTTCATAATCACATCTACTTCTAATGTCTTTCATGTTTTACTTGTTCTATATTTTTTAAGCAGCTTTCTGAAATTGTACTCACCCTTGGCCTATCtaaaatgtaaatgagtttgtttcttcatgggaacggatttggagaaatgtgtctCTGCATCactgtctcagcaatggatgccctgcagtgaatgggtgccgtcagaatgagtccaaacagccaataaaaacatcacaatccacaagtagtccacaccaatccagtccatcagttaacatctggagaagaaaaAGGTTGCACGCTtctaacagcttaagtcataaAGTCCACTGTTTTAGACTGTttctgcttgtaaacagtgcttgatttgTGGAGATTTCTCTCCTGACATTTCATTATAGACTCGTATTTCATCCAAAAGTAacagttttaagttaaaaatgtcttgatgataGATTTGTTTACTAACGTGCCgcttttggcttcacaaaatattaattggtggactggactggagtggtgtggattattttgatgtttttatcctTTGTTTCTCTGCAAAGTATCCATTAATGAGCATGTGATGTGAAGCTACACTTTACCAAATCTATtcctatgaagaaacaaactcatctgcatcttagGTGGTGTGGTACAGCAAATAACATTACTTACTTACTTAATCCTCTTTATTCCCATAAGGATAGGGATATAAGGCCACTATCATCTGACCTCATATTGTGGCTCGCTCCAGGTGAGATGCATTTCTTCCAGCTCTGATGTCACTGTCCTCCTCTAGGTGATCTTTGGTCTTCCTTGTCTTCTCTTACCAGGTGGTGTCCATTTTAAGTGCCACATTCGGGATGTGGTGCTGGTCCATTCTTAATAAATGCCCAAGCCATCTCAACCGTCTGCATTTGATCTCAACCACCACACTGTTCTTCTGTATAGCTCTACAGTGATAACTTACAGGTCGGCCAGAGCCTAGCAAAGGTGCTATGAGCCTTCCCAAGATGTGCATTAATATCTTGCCAACTGCATTGTCAGTGCCAAATGCACTTTCCAGGTAGGTGAATTCCTCAAAAGTGGGCTGCCATCAACTGTGATCCAATTGGACTGATGCACATAATTTGGGTCTTGGTGGTAATGATATTAAGACCTGTCTGGTTGGCAATGTTGTGCAGCCTAGTTATTTTCAGTTgcaaagaaattaattttatttaggaAAACATTCCAGTATTTTTCTCTTTATAGTGTACTTCAGTGGTGGACttgtttttattctggaagtggacTTGTGCTTTAATGGGACATTTCACTCGAAAATGTAATTCTGCTgtaaatttactaatttgttgCATAACGACTTACACACGGGTATTAATCTTGGTTTGcctgtatagtttttattttgattcTAAAATGGATGTTATTCTTTGACTTGCATTCTGTGAATAACCAAGGAACACAAAAATCTTCAGCTAAAAATCGTCTTTAATGTTTTGCTCAAGAAAAAAGTAacagaaaattttcatttttgattaacTATCTGGGTGTCAGGGCAGAAAAATCAAAAACACATACACTACATTGCCAAAAGTATTCGCTCACCCTCTTCCAGTGAACAGGTTTGACTACTTTAGTCATTTCCATGAATACAAATCTTAATGTTAAAGCTAATTTTATAGCAACAGTTTGGACATGACCCTTTTCTATTATAACATGACAATGCCTCTATGTATGAggcaatcttaaaaaataaatgattgattgagtcagtgtggaagaacttgactggtctgCAGAAAGCCAACTCCTAATCGCAGCTGAACACTTCtggtgtgactttaaatgcagaccttgagctaaaaactcatcaccaaacaccaGTGACTTGTAAATATGGGTACGGGTCATTTTAGACACTTCCAAAAAATTTTTCAACAGAGATGGAAATcaatttttaaatacatgaattatgtttccatctttgttgccACAGTTTTGGAAGTGCCTTTTTCTGTTTTTACAGATGGGGTTGTCAAAATACTTTTATCCATAGAGTGAATATACAAGTCACtggtgtttggtgatgagtttttagctcaaggtctgcatttaaagtcacaccaGAAGTGTTCAGCTGCGATTAGGAGTTGGCTTTCTGcagaccagtcaagttcttccacactgactcaatcaatcatttattttttaagattgccTCATACATAGAGGCATTGTCATGTTATAATAGAAAAGGGTCATGTCCAAACTGTTGCTATAAAATTAGCTTTAACATTAAGATTTGTATTCATGGAAATGACTAAAGTAGTCAAACCTGTTCACTGGACGCGGGTAAGCAAATACTTTTGGCAATgtagtgtatgtgtgcaaaaaaaaagttgacacCTGTGTATATACTTGTAAATACtacacttgttttctttttttttccaaacagaCATGTTCAAAATTGTCGAATTTGTTGAGTCACATGAGGTGGAGCTGGTTCCAGCCATTTGGGTGGAGAATGGCCAGTGCTATTGGCCTAATTCACTGAGGGGTATGGCCCTTCACCTGGCCATTAAAAACAAGACACCTCCTAACTGTGACTGGGGAAGTTGGGAAGTCCGAACAATGTTTTCAACAGGTAAACTTTACATTTTCATGCTAGGTTTCACTTTTACTTCCACATTATTGTAACTTTATTTATTCTTGATCATAAGTTAATTGTTATGTAATGTGGGATCATAGAATTCTGTAGTCCATTATTAGATTATATTGTCCACTCAGCAGCCTAACAGACCATTATTAGGCTCAGCACTGTATTTCATATGTTGTATGTGTAATTCGTAAGATTAGCCTAGTGAAGTACTAAGTTTTTATCTAATTGAGTGATCCTGAAGAAATTTTGAAAACGTTAAATTCAACTGAATTTTGCAGACAGCTATGGAGAGGGCAGAAGGAAGGCTAAAGAGGCAGAGACCTGGTCAGACCTCCAGTCAGACGCAGAAATGTCTGGACAGAAACCACCAAGGCGTAAAATGTACAGATATTTGTTCAGCATGTCACTGGTGCTATTTCTTGATGTGTTCAGGCTGTATTTAAAGACCTGTTTTccagatttattttttagaattagCAAGAAGTTGGCGATTTAGAAGTTTCcatttcattttgattaattaattttttgtttaaaataggaAGAGTGTTCGAATTGGCCCACCTGGAGGTTGCTTACTGGACTCAGAGGAGGAGTCTGGCCCACCCCCCAAGCAACTTCTTCCACCTGCCCCCACTGTAAACCTCCCTGTAGTCATCCCAAACACCACTTTCACCCCTGTTCCCATCACCACATTGCCAGCAGcagcaccaccaccaccacaaggGTCATATACAGAGATGTTGCAAAATTGGCAGCCGATGGACGATGTGCCACGTGAGTGTATTCCTTCACTTTTGATTTGACTTTCTTTGTAAGTATTTCATTTGTAGGACTTTTTCCTCAATTCACAACAGTGTTCTTTTATAGCGCTGCGGAGTTGTCAGACATTCCGAATTGCCCCCCAGCAATCATCAGAACCAGGTTGGTCCTACAGTGATTTCCACTCAGTCATCTTACTTTTAAGTTTAGCGTTTTTTAAGACTGAGGATGACATTGTACAGTTTTGTAGTGCgtattataattgtaaaatattgtaaatgtctttaactTAGCCCTGCTGAGGGAGGTTTTAACAAAATTAGAGATGGTGCTGGACCAGCAATCCACCATCCTCAGATTGTTGCAGCTGCGAGAAGACCAGGGACAGCTTTTGGACATTGAGGAAGGTTTGCTGCCCCTGCAAGACCTTCCACGACTGCTCAGCCTTGAGCAAAGGATTCAGCAGAGCCCAGATTACAAGCAAAAACTGGTAAgatgctttctttttttgttgtttttttatttttcttttttttaacaattgtttGCACAATTACAGTTACtgatcttttgttttgttttaactgGTACACAAATTAGGGCTGTAATGATACGCTCTCTGGAATCAGTCTTGTCATAATTCTTGGGTGGCAAATTGTTATACAATTGACCATGTATATAACCATACCAGGTATGggcaaactcggtcctggagcgCCGATATcccttcagagtttagctccaaccctagtATATATCACATGCCTATAGCCTTCAagtaatcctgaagacactgactattgtgttcagatgtgtttgatcagggttgaagctaaaccctcaaggacactggccctccaggacccaGGCTGTAAGGGTGGTTTCTCTACAGTGGTTCAAGGCTGTAGGATAGCCAAAGAACTAAGAAGTGTTATCAGCACAATGGTATAAAACCTAAGAAACCTAAAACCTATTACCAAGCACTGCCACTTATACCAACATTGGAAATAAGTGCAGTTAGAATAGCTAAATATGTGGGAGAGCGTTGAGGGACTATATTGTATTGCAACTTCACTATTAACCTTGAATCACTAGTtagagagggagaaaaagagggagagaaagcAGAGCCCCAAGAAAGAGCTCCAGCAAAGAAAAGAGGCAGCAAAGGAAAGTGACAGAGCAACAGTTACAATCTTCTTTTATCCCTTCTTTGGCCATGTGTATAAAAACCAAATGTGAGACATTCAAACTGACTAATCAGCAGATTACAGCTTCACCCACTGTGCAAAAGGTGACAATCAGAAGACCATCGATGTGTACACATGTTGACACAGGACTTGATCACTGTCAGCACCTCTGTGCCTAATGGCACTTGTAGTAATAGAAAGGGGGTGGAAACAGCAAAACAAACATCTTTGTCCAATTTCAAATATCTTTGGATAATTTCCAGACCGTTTTTATAACAATCtttctttaattatatattttttgtactttaattaattgttgaaatatacatatttaaacagtggatatacaaaaatgttttattgagaatttttttctctttttaattttgtttcagaTAAACTGGTTGGGGCTTATTGGTGGGGCAGACGTGCGCGACTGCACCTGGCGCATATTAAAGAGGTTGATTGCCAACTCTCTGGCGAAGAACCTCAATTGGAGAGGAGTCAATGGAAAGACTTCAGTGGCCACTCTTCAACTCAGAGAGGTTGTGATTGGTAAGGAGACAGTATCCCCCCATTTTACAGACAAGTCTTAGGCCTAGTCCTggactaaaatgtaattctgagctatttcaactgaaagaaacttgcactgactgatctttaaatatatcagtgcctttgttttgtctcaagctgcataacaatttttttttattaagtcacatttataaaaaaattacttgtcctaatgtcctaattgaactatggactaatcctggcttagtctaagtcctgtctgtgaaaccaggcctataTATGTTTACATACAAAGTTAGCTATTTCTGTAGTGGGTACGAGTAAATGCAGTTCTTTACAATCTGTAATAAACATTATCATTATTTAGGTCACTTAATCAAATCATGTTACACAGTATGCACAACAACAGCATGGCTAAACTGAGGATACATTTTCATTACTTTGAGACAATatgctttttctttttactttaatttatatgaattatttcCTCTCTCAGGTGCAAAACCATTAAACGTGAATTACAGTTTACTTGCTAACACATTTGCagttgttattataattttttttctataataatTAGTATTTAATCAATCtgaatattataacaattatttacaataatttaaaataatatattattaataagcagtaaactTAATTACtgtcataaatattagttttgtatttttactgtaataataaaaataataattattatatttcacattAATAGGTTATTTAATCACTCTGgatgttataaataataatgtaaaataatgtataaaataaattgaagtaatattattattaattaattctaaaactaaacaaataataaagaatTGTCATTACTACCATAAATTACTACCAtagttttactgttttattattatcatcatcattgtactgattaaactattaaaattatatttaatattattagtagCTTATTTAATAAATCGCaatattatattatgaattataatgtacaatattaagtatttttaaaattaaacataagTAAAGAATTTTCATTACTGCCATAAATATTAGCTTTGTAGTTTTactgttgtaataataatattaatacaaatattaagatTATATTGCATATCAATAGTAGATGATTTAATCAAtctgaatattatattaattattaataatgcaaaataatatataaaatcaattcaagtaatataaatattaattaattttaaaataaataattgccaTTACtaccataaatattagttttgtcattttactttattattattattatactgatcaaaatatcaaaattatgcttaatattaataggaaattattttatcaatcttaatattatattaataatgtaaaatagataatataaattaagaaaatttaGAATGCAACAAAATTTGTTGAGCTTGCATTTACCGTTTCCCACATTTGTATGCATGttaatggaagtcaatagaaTGAAAAGTGCATTACTCATAGAGCAATGAGAAGCataacacaatttttttattttataaaatttatttataaaacaagaatGAAACTCCCTACTGATTAGAATTTACTGCAATAGATGTATGTTACATGGTCCATGTTTACATACATTACAGTACAATATTATTACTAAGCTTGTATAAATGGTAATGAAATTGAAAGGCTTTAATTCTTTTGTCATTTTAGATTTGGAATATATTTCTGAATGGTATACTTGTAGAAAtagcaaattaattttttattcagttttatattATGGTCTTTGAATTTGGTCTTCTGGTCTGTATTTACGTATTTACGTATGTTTGGAAGTGATTACATCtgagtgaaacagaaaaaaaatctgatctagTCATATAAGAGATCTATGTATAAAAGAGCAATGATAACCAAAGTATTGAGAAATTGTTCCTAGGGATTTTAAATTTCATAGAGACCTTACaacatgtatttctttatttcaaaagCTGCAGTTCGGAGAAACCCCATCACTGCTAATGCCGCTGAAATGGAGGTTGAAGGGACCATAAGGAGGTGGCTCCAGCTGGCAGCTGATCGAGAGGGCGGGCGCAAGAGACGGCTTTTGGAGAAGGCAACTGTCTAAAGTGCgcttgtgtctctgtctgtgttgagGGGTGGGTGGGCATGAAAGGGTTTCTGcatttgttttgcatttgttaatgtATATGTTCTAaaatatgttaatgtatttgttcattattttaataaaatcccttaaaaaatgtaaatggttgTATTTGTGTTTTCCTGATAAATTTAAGTATGTTTGGCAGTTTCTGGGCCACATCTGGCCCGGGGACCAAGCCGACTCTCAGCCAGAAGTGTCTTAATGTATTTGGGCCAGACCTGGGCCAGACCTGGGCCAGATAAAAACACTAAGTCTTTTTACAGGGTGTGGGCCGCTTCTGGGCCAGAGGAAACTGTTTATGTATGCTTTCAGTGAATGGGCCAGTTTTGGGCCGGGGACCCAGCCAGAACTGGGCCAGAACCAGAGCAAGGATACGGCCCAGAGGTGGGCCAGAcaaattttgctatctgggcTATCATTATCAAACGTTAAAAACTAAATGCTTTATGGAGGTGATACAGGCTTCTAATTATTTATTCAGGTATTTATTTACACATACCTTCAATGTCGTTGCGTGAAATTGACGCTGAACAGGAAAGCGCTCGCGATGATCCAGATTAGTCCTCATTGTATGAGGTGCGgttgaacaaaagtgacattcagagagaaagagaagaaaattcTCCAGGGATATTTTACTGCCGACTGACTGACTGCTGCCAATGACTGCTGTTTGTTCTGCTGGAGCAGTTCCCCTGAAGGCAACTCGTGTCACTCACGTTAAAAGTATTGTGGAGGTACCTTTCTTTTATTAGGAGCCTAAATGCGATTAAACTCCAGAATCCGTTTAGATAATGCAAATATTGACTATATGCTTAATATCAgggatttaaatgtgttttgggTAAAACTGTTACTTCATGTAGGCTGTGTAATGCGACTTTTCCTCCGTATGCAATACTTATAGGCTACTTTTAGATACTTTAAAGTGTGATATCCTATGATTTTCTTCATTTTACTTCATGCTCAAGACCACTAGATGTCTACCTTGCACAATATTTTATCAATCTGTATGTGTATTTCCTGATGTGTTTTAATATGGCCATGTAATAGTTAAGGTCATGTGATAATTATTTGCTACTTTGTAAACAGCACCTCGGCTTAGACCaataaagtagcctaaataatatAGTGGAGACTAGTCAGAAATTTGTTTATCTGAACAATAAATTGCCCTGTTGGAGACCCAGCaagtgtgatttcaccaagtacaacatgttcctggatcaacatccttgttccAACATTCCAGTCAACCAACCAGAATTGAGatatacattttcagaaaatatctgttttaggcttacaatcagagttaggtgcttctacacccgtgttaatcagctattatttcccactgattttaggaataatttATGGGTAGTGTTAGGTTTAGggatagggattgggttaagtgtatatttttggacaataatgtttatccaggaacatgtcttacttggcaaaatctcAGGGACCGACAGAGACCCCTGGCCTATATTTACATTATGTGGTGCATTTGCTCTCACATCTTATGTGGGCAGTTTTTGATTGTTTCTGACTGGTTATCATAAAAATTTATTGATTGTTGGCATTTGCACAACATCTTGAGGATCATATACTATATGAagcaaaaaatgaagaaaaaaaaaatctggagaaAACTCCAAACGCAGTCAAATGGGTCGGTTTGGATTTCTCTGATAAAAGAAAATATGTTAAATGAGACAATCGCTAACACACAATAGGAGTATAAATGCATATCTTATGTAGATCTTGTATCAAAGTTTGTagtgttgagatctcttctgaatgCATATTGGAGTCACGTGATGTTACTGGGGTCTGTTTCTCAGAAGAAAGAAGTCTCCATTTGCTTTCCAATTAATCTTTGTCTTCTAGGAAACcctattaagatattttaaaaatgatctcattcattattttttttctcccatgTGCTCTTTTGATTCTGAACAGATTGAATCACAAGGCACAGAATGTATACTTCTCAGAAAGATAACAACCCTTATCAGAGAGCTATGTGTGGGAGGAATTCTTGCTTTACTCTGAAAATTACATACATATTTAAGCAATTTCCTGCTGACCAAATGTTTGTTGATTGCCCTCTAGCATTACTTGGCCAACTGCAAAATGAGGATAAGTGATTTTTGCGACGCACTTACAAGGGTTTATTTATAGTACTTGTCTCTGAGCTCTGATCGGCCTCTGGCACCACAGACAAGGGCTTCCATTTGGGCTGTAGCCATTCTGCGGATTAATATCAGGCTTAATGGAACGAGATGTGACCATACAGCCAAGTCGGTGACATATAATTCATTAATGCAAACTGTTGGCCCAAGGGATCGCTCTGACCTAGTAATATTTACTCAAGCATAAATTAGCATCTAATGACTTCACTACAGGTATTACGTCCGGAGGGCAATCATCGTCGAAACTGAAAGGAATCAGAGCAGGCAGCGGGAACCTTTGGCCATGTTCTCTACCTTTGAAAGAAGATCAGATTTCAGTGTTTTTCTGAAGATTTAGCCAGATGTAGGTTCACTGGCAAGCTCAAAATGGATGTCAGTCTGTCTTTATGGGAAGCAACTCTGTAAACAATTTACACGTAAACAATTACAGGCAAATTGAAGGAGGACTAGAGTTTCAAATATGCACATGGAAGTCATGAAGAACATTACATGGTTTGTTTTTGTATGCGAGGGCCCAAATATCATATGTCGGCTTGTGCTTCTGCTGGAGTCTGTGTTATGGGGATGCCAGTTTTTATTTCCCTGGATAGTTTGTGAGTGTGTGGCAGTCATATAGAACAGCCTCAGTAAATGTCCCCGTGCCCCACCCCCGGTAAGATGGTTTTCATTCACATTGTTATCTGAGCCCACTCCCAAAAGACACACAGTCAAGCAATGCCAGACCCTGCTTAGTGTTTGATCTACAGCTTTAATTGATTGAAAACTAAGATGGTGCCTTTGAGGGCGGATCGCAAGGGCAACGTTAGAATAGGTGCAAGGAAGGAGACACGGATTTGGGTCTTTTAGTATTTATACCAGCTGTTGCCATTTCGTTGAAAAAGTCTCAAAATAATGCAGTCTGACACTGAATAAATAACAAATGGGAACACAGAAGGCAAGAAAACTGATCAACAACACTGAATCACATCTTAAGTTTTGCACCAACCGTGATGTCAGTTTTTCAGTTGCACCTGTTCAGTACTGGGATTCAGTTTAATAAACTgactgtatgtttaaaaaaaaaaaaaagaaaaaaaaagagaagggcTTGTGCCAGTTACTAGTGCTTGGGGATTTggttataatcaagtactttttTGGTGATGATA includes:
- the LOC132154290 gene encoding uncharacterized protein LOC132154290, which encodes MFKIVEFVESHEVELVPAIWVENGQCYWPNSLRGMALHLAIKNKTPPNCDWGSWEVRTMFSTDSYGEGRRKAKEAETWSDLQSDAEMSGQKPPRRKMKSVRIGPPGGCLLDSEEESGPPPKQLLPPAPTVNLPVVIPNTTFTPVPITTLPAAAPPPPQGSYTEMLQNWQPMDDVPPLRSCQTFRIAPQQSSEPALLREVLTKLEMVLDQQSTILRLLQLREDQGQLLDIEEGLLPLQDLPRLLSLEQRIQQSPDYKQKLINWLGLIGGADVRDCTWRILKRLIANSLAKNLNWRGVNGKTSVATLQLREVVIAAVRRNPITANAAEMEVEGTIRRWLQLAADREGGRKRRLLEKATV
- the LOC132155180 gene encoding uncharacterized protein LOC132155180, with amino-acid sequence MDRRSLRKRAVKRVSSLFSSFPDEMQITGAAENATMNITEEDQNQGDQGQASHKFDSEDDSQSDDDIVNVSTSLTESLCDWAVNFRVSLVALTALLAILRVHHPFLPKDARTLLHTTTAYSIQVVAGGTYHYVGILKAFAKSMDRIWSHIPNRHEFKLQLNVDGLPLFKSSSVQFWPILGLLQGVVKKPVVIALFCGVSKPSCLVAYLQDLVSELQDLSKGFFIKGKQCFLKVNSVICDAPARAFIKGTKSHTGYSGCDKCVQTGVYLKHRMTFPEVNSALRTDLSFKMMNVEDHHVTKSPLTDVGIGMVSCFPHDYMHLVCLGVVRRLLDLWIASGPLLSRLSSHQIKLISSALVGLRGFIPTDFARKPRGLSERLRWKATELRQFLLYTGPVVLQNVLSGSVYNNFMLLSVAIFILASPSLSADLHDFANTLLVSFVTHFGKLYGPEFVTYNLHGLTHLSEDVRIHGNLDLISGFPFEDYLGKMKKMIRTPHHPLAQVIRRISEMDPFTGNDEASHGKRRLQKEHDSGPLPPSMMNISVLQFQELVIGGTKIDASSEGDRCVKIGGCIALIDNILQCQDKIYIVFREYELMEPFFEYPLSSCDLGIYLVGKISSRLKTIELIDHVEKYVRLPNQDKFVAVPLLHLCH